A stretch of the Lolium perenne isolate Kyuss_39 chromosome 3, Kyuss_2.0, whole genome shotgun sequence genome encodes the following:
- the LOC127343032 gene encoding cytochrome P450 CYP72A616: MVFEFAATASVPWSYLLYGVLGCVLPWQAGLLVDRLWWRPRRLERTLRAQGVGGTTYRFLMGDLKDFGRLNDEAWSKPLPIGCHDIVPRVIPFLYNNVRDHGKPCFSWFGPVANVAITDPELVKDVLSNKFGHFEKPQFKVLTKLLANGLTTHEGEKWVKHRRILNPAFHLEKLKLMLPAFSASCEELVSRWKEFHGSNGSCEVDVWPELQNLTGDVISRTAFGSSYLEGRRIFQIQSEQAKLFVGALQRIIIPGYLLLPTKNNRQMRKNNNEVESILRGLIGKRMQAMEEGKGSEDDLLGLLLESNRKDIDENGQPSQGMTMDDVVEECKLFYLAGMETTSVLLTWTMIVLSMHPEWQNLAREEVLGLFERNKPHYDGLSRLKIVTMILHEVLRLYPSATVFSRKTYKDMVIGGVRYPAGVFIEVPVLFMNHDPDIWGSDVNEFKPERFAQGISKASKHPGGFLSFGWGPRVCIGQNFALLEAKMALTMILQHFEFGLAPSYIHAPHTVMTLQPMHGAQIKLKAI, translated from the exons ATGGTTTTTGAATTCGCAGCCACTGCCTCAGTGCCATGGAGCTACCTCCTGTACGGGGTCCTGGGCTGCGTGCTTCCATGGCAGGCAGGCCTGCTGGTGGACCGGCTGTGGTGGCGGCCGCGGAGGCTGGAGCGAACGCTGCGCGCGCAGGGCGTCGGCGGCACGACCTACCGCTTCCTCATGGGCGACCTCAAGGACTTCGGCCGCCTCAACGATGAGGCCTGGTCCAAGCCCCTGCCGATCGGCTGCCACGACATCGTTCCCCGCGTCATACCCTTCCTCTACAACAACGTCCGGGATCATGGCAAACCCTGCTTCTCCTGGTTCGGCCCCGTCGCCAACGTGGCCATCACTGACCCTGAGCTTGTCAAGGACGTGCTGTCCAACAAGTTCGGCCACTTCGAGAAGCCCCAGTTCAAGGTTCTGACCAAGCTGCTTGCCAACGGCCTCACCACCCACGAGGGCGAGAAATGGGTCAAGCACAGGAGGATCCTCAACCCTGCGTTCCATCTCGAGAAGCTCAAG CTCATGCTACCAGCTTTCTCTGCAAGCTGTGAAGAGCTCGTTAGCAGATGGAAGGAGTTCCATGGTTCCAACGGCTCGTGTGAGGTGGATGTATGGCCGGAGCTCCAGAACCTCACCGGAGATGTCATTTCTCGCACAGCTTTTGGTAGCAGCTACCTCGAAGGAAGAAGGATTTTCCAGATACAGTCCGAGCAAGCTAAGCTCTTTGTTGGTGCTCTCCAGAGGATTATCATTCCTGGTTACCT GTTATTGCCGACCAAAAACAATAGACAGATGCGCAAAAACAACAATGAGGTCGAATCAATCTTACGAGGTTTAATTGGAAAAAGAATGCAAGCCATGGAAGAAGGTAAAGGCTCTGAGGATGATCTACTAGGCCTATTGCTAGAATCGAATAGGAAGGACATAGACGAAAATGGCCAACCTAGCCAAGGAATGACAATGGATGATGTTGTCGAGGAGTGCAAGCTATTCTACTTGGCCGGAATGGAGACAACATCTGTACTGCTTACATGGACGATGATCGTGCTAAGCATGCATCCAGAGTGGCAAAATCTTGCAAGGGAGGAGGTCCTAGGTTTGTTTGAGAGAAACAAACCTCATTACGACGGCCTTAGCCGACTCAAAATT GTGACCATGATCCTTCACGAGGTCCTTCGGTTATACCCCTCAGCTACCGTGTTTAGCCGAAAAACTTATAAGGATATGGTTATTGGAGGCGTCAGATATCCTGCTGGTGTGTTCATTGAGGTGCCTGTGTTGTTCATGAACCATGACCCGGATATATGGGGAAGTGATGTGAATGAGTTCAAACCTGAAAGATTTGCCCAGGGCATTTCCAAGGCATCAAAGCACCCAGGCGGATTCTTATCATTTGGTTGGGGGCCACGGGTCTGCATTGGCCAGAATTTTGCACTGCTCGAAGCCAAGATGGCATTAACCATGATCCTTCAGCATTTCGAATTTGGGCTCGCACCATCATATATACATGCACCACACACCGTGATGACGTTGCAGCCGATGCACGGTGCGCAAATTAAGCTTAAAGCTATATGA